The following are from one region of the Anomaloglossus baeobatrachus isolate aAnoBae1 chromosome 1, aAnoBae1.hap1, whole genome shotgun sequence genome:
- the UQCR10 gene encoding cytochrome b-c1 complex subunit 9, translated as MSLLNTVYRSVFRRTSTFTLSIVLGVVLFERAFDQGADALFEHLNRGKMWKHIKHQYEQNEE; from the exons ATGTCTCTGCTGAACACCGTGTACCGCTCCGTCTTCCGCCGCACCTCCACGTTCACCCTCAGCATCGTGCTCGGGGTGGTGCTGTTTGAGCGGGCTTTTGACCAAGGAGCTGACGCTTTGTTCGAGCACCTCAACCGAGGG AAAATGTGGAAACACATCAAGCACCAATATGAACAAAATGAAGAGTAA